CCTGTTATATGGTGACGTGAACCTCATCAATACTGAAAAGGATATTTACAACTCCATTACCCGTGAGGAAATCAGGGATGTTGCCAAAAAATACCTGAATCCTAACCAAAGGCTGGTTTTGAATTATGTTCCATCTAAAGACAAAGCGCAAAATTAAGACGATTATGAAAAAAGTATTTATATTATCAAGCTTGCTCTTAACTTTTATTATGCAAGGACAAATCATACCACAGCCAAAACCGGGACCATCGCCGTCAATCAAGATCAACAAGCCTGAAACTTTTGAGTTGAAAAACGGACTGAAGGTAATGGTCGTGGAAAACCACAAACTGCCACGCGTTTCTTTCAGCTTAAGCATCGATAATGCACCATACGCAGAAGGAAATAAAAAAGGTGTTGCCGATATGGCCAGCGCTTTGATCGGTGAAGGAACTACAAAAATTTCAAAAGACGCATTCAACGAGGAAATCGATTTTCTTGGTGCTAACGTAAGTTTTGGTGCCAGCGGTGCTTTCGCAAGCTCATTGTCCAAGTACGCCGGAAGGGTTTTGGAACTGATGGCTGACGGTGCTTTGAACCCAAATTTCACACAAGAGGAATTCGACAAGCAAAAAGCTAAAATCATCGAAGGACTGAAGTCTGACGAGAAAAGCGTACCTGCTGTCGCTGAGCGCGTAAAAGGCGTTTTGACTTATGGTAAAAGCCACCCGTCCGGGGAATACCTGAGCGAGGAAACCTTAAACAATGTAACCCTTGCCGATGTAAAGCAGAATTACAACACGTATTTCGTGCCGGGCAATGCTTATCTTGTGATCGTTGGCGATGTAAAACTGAAAGACGTAAAGAAAACCGTGGAGAAACTTTTCGGATCATGGAAAGCGGCTACTGCACCTTCTATCAGCTATACAGACCCTAAAGATGTACAATATTCACAAATCAACTTCGTGGATATGCCAAATGCAGTACAATCAGAAGTGGCTGCCATCAACATCTCAAACCTTAAAATGACTGATCCTGATTACTTCGCGGTAATCGTAGCGAACCAAATCCTTGGCGGTGACTTCAACAGCTACATCAACATGAACCTTCGTGAGGCGCATGGCTGGACTTACGGCGCAAGATCTGCTATCGGCGGAGATAAATATGTAAGCAATTTCGAAGCTTCTACACAAGTAAGAAATGCGGTTACCGACAGTACTGTGGTTGAAATGTTCAAGGAAATCAAGAGAATCCGTACAGAGAAAGTTTCTGACGAAATGCTTTCTAACGTTAAAGCAGGATACGTAGGCCGTTTCGTAATGCAGGTTGAAAAGCCGCAAACCATCGCAACTTATGCTCTGAGGACGCGTACACAAGGACTTCCTGATGATTTCTACGAAAACTACATCAAGAACATCAACGCAGTTACTGCTGATGATGTGATGCGTGTAGCCAATAAATATTTCCTTGCCGATAACATGCGTGTCATCATTGTAGGTAAAGGCTCCGATGTACTTCCGGGATTGGAAAAATTGAAGATGCCGATCCTTTATTTCGACAAATACGGAAACAAGACCGACAAGCCGGCTTCTAAAAAAGAAGTCCCTGCAGGCGTGACTACAAAAACAGTTTTGGACAATTATATCAAAGCTATTGGTGGCGAAAAAGCGGCTAAAGCAGTAAAAACCGTTTTAATGACCGGTACTACCGAGCTTCCTGGAGCACCATCACCATTGGCTTTCACCCTGAAAGTGGACGTAAAAGGAAAATCGAGTGTGGAATTGGCCATGGGCCCTATGAGCATCATGAAACAGGTTGTTGGCGACAAAGAAGGATACCAGGTACAGCAAGGCCAGAAAATGGCTATGGAAGCTGATGAATTCAAGGATGCAAAAGCAAGTGCTGTTCCATTTGAGGAGTTGACATTGCTTACAAGCGCTGAGCCAAAACTTACCGGAATTGAGCCAATCAACGGCAATGATGCTTATGCGCTACAAGCCAATGCTGATACCGTTTACTATTATGACCTAAAATCAGGATTGAAAGTTGCCGAAGCTAAAACGCAGGAAAATGAAGGCCAGAAAATGACGCTTATGACCTATTTCAATGACTATAAGGATGTGAAAGGTTTGAAATTCCCATTCAATATCGTTAAAAATGTAGGTATCGAACTGGACATCAAATTCACCGATATTAAAATCAACGAAGGGGTAACCGACGCTGATTTCCAATAATCCCGAATATCCAAATGAAAAAGGCTGCCTGAAAAGGTGGCCTTTTTTATTTTATAGCAATAGCAACACGAAAATATTAATCCTTATAATGCTAAAAAAATTTAACAAATGCTATGGCTTTTCCGTACCGGAAAAATTCTGAAATCGATTAGGGATGGTATCGCCCCTTCCCCGAAGGTAAAATACAAATTTCCTAAAACATGATGTTGCGCAAAAAGCATACCATCTGTTAAATTTATATCAACATAAATTTCACTTGATTAACGCAATCCTCTATTTTTTAGAAGACAAATAAACCCCAGCCAAAATGACCAAACCACCTAAAATCTGAACCATCGTCAACCGCTCGTCATTCAAAAAGCCCCAGAAGAACGCCACAATCGGAATAAGATAAGTCACTGAAGTAGCAAAAACTGGCGACGAAATCTGTATCAGCCTGTAAAACAAAATGTTCGACACACCAGTTCCCATCACGCCTAATATCATCACATATACCGCCGCTTTACTGACTTCCGCCTGATGTATAATATCAAAGAAACCCGTAAAGCCCAAAATCAAAAATGCCGGTACAATCATCACGGCAAAATTTCCGGCAGCAATCGTCAACGGATTCAGGTTCGACAGATATTTCTTCACCAAATTTACATTCGTCCCATAACACATCGTCGCAACGACCAGAAGTATCGCATAGGAATAATTGCTTTCCCCATGTTCCGCATTGCCGCAAAAAACCAACAGGCAGCTTCCCAAAAAACCCACAAACACGCCTAATATCTGTCTCTTATGATAATGAAACCCGAAAACGAGCAGGCCCAGCATCAGTGTATTCAACGGTGTCAGCGAATTCAGTACTGCACTCACCGAGCTGTTGATTTTTGTTTCGCCCATCGCAAAAAGGAATGCCGGAAAAAAATTCCCCAATAAACCTGTCAACGCAATGATTTTCCATTGGTTCCTCGGAATCTGCGACAATTTCCTGAACCCGATCAGCAAAGTAAAAACGCCTGCAAACGCAATCCGCAACGCGCCTAGCTGTATGGGTGTCAATCCATCAAGTCCTTTCAGTATCAGTATGAAGGAACTGCCCCAGATCAGGGCTAAAATGAACAGGAAAATCCATTTCGTATTGGTTGGTTTCATGGCGTTTGTTTTGAAGTCCTAAAATTCTGATATTTAAATGGATTCAGGAACTTTTTTATTAGTTTTGTAAACCAATTTTTAATTATCAATCTTTAATTTTAAAATATGAAAATCACGAAATCAATCCTTTCCCTGGCTTTAGCCGCCATGCTTTTCACGGCTTGCAAACAAAATGCTTCAGAAGCCGCAACACCCGCAAAAGACGCTACTGCAACAATTGAAAAAACCGAAGCAGCCGTTACCGGGAAAATGGAAACCGCCAGTTTCAAGATCGAAGGCATGAGTTGTGCCGTGATGTGTGCTTCAAAAATCGAAAAGGAGCTTTCTGCGATGGAAGGCGTGAAAACCGCCAAAGTGGATTTTGAAAAGAAAACTGCCACCGTAGAATATGACAATGCCTTGCAAACGCCACAAAAACTGGCTGACAAAGTGGAATCTGTTGCGGACGGTAAAACTTATAAGGTCTCAGATATAAAATCAACCGCAGACCACGCGATGCTTTTCAAAGGCGACCAGGAAAAACCTAAAAAAACAAAAGCTTCCAAAAAAGCTAAAAAGGCAGAAACCACAGAAAAAGAAGCAAAAGCCTGCGACAAAGACAAAGCAGGTGCTAAGCCAGGCTGCTGCGCTGCTAAGAAACATTGCTCCGAAGGCGGAAAAATGTAATCAAAATACAAACAAAAAAGGAACCAAATTGGTTCCTTTTTTTATTTCTTCCACCGGATCGTTTCCATAATCCGCCGCATGTCGTTCTTGATATAACTCGCC
This genomic stretch from Flavobacterium pallidum harbors:
- a CDS encoding DMT family transporter; translated protein: MKPTNTKWIFLFILALIWGSSFILILKGLDGLTPIQLGALRIAFAGVFTLLIGFRKLSQIPRNQWKIIALTGLLGNFFPAFLFAMGETKINSSVSAVLNSLTPLNTLMLGLLVFGFHYHKRQILGVFVGFLGSCLLVFCGNAEHGESNYSYAILLVVATMCYGTNVNLVKKYLSNLNPLTIAAGNFAVMIVPAFLILGFTGFFDIIHQAEVSKAAVYVMILGVMGTGVSNILFYRLIQISSPVFATSVTYLIPIVAFFWGFLNDERLTMVQILGGLVILAGVYLSSKK
- a CDS encoding M16 family metallopeptidase — protein: MQGQIIPQPKPGPSPSIKINKPETFELKNGLKVMVVENHKLPRVSFSLSIDNAPYAEGNKKGVADMASALIGEGTTKISKDAFNEEIDFLGANVSFGASGAFASSLSKYAGRVLELMADGALNPNFTQEEFDKQKAKIIEGLKSDEKSVPAVAERVKGVLTYGKSHPSGEYLSEETLNNVTLADVKQNYNTYFVPGNAYLVIVGDVKLKDVKKTVEKLFGSWKAATAPSISYTDPKDVQYSQINFVDMPNAVQSEVAAINISNLKMTDPDYFAVIVANQILGGDFNSYINMNLREAHGWTYGARSAIGGDKYVSNFEASTQVRNAVTDSTVVEMFKEIKRIRTEKVSDEMLSNVKAGYVGRFVMQVEKPQTIATYALRTRTQGLPDDFYENYIKNINAVTADDVMRVANKYFLADNMRVIIVGKGSDVLPGLEKLKMPILYFDKYGNKTDKPASKKEVPAGVTTKTVLDNYIKAIGGEKAAKAVKTVLMTGTTELPGAPSPLAFTLKVDVKGKSSVELAMGPMSIMKQVVGDKEGYQVQQGQKMAMEADEFKDAKASAVPFEELTLLTSAEPKLTGIEPINGNDAYALQANADTVYYYDLKSGLKVAEAKTQENEGQKMTLMTYFNDYKDVKGLKFPFNIVKNVGIELDIKFTDIKINEGVTDADFQ
- a CDS encoding heavy-metal-associated domain-containing protein, coding for MKITKSILSLALAAMLFTACKQNASEAATPAKDATATIEKTEAAVTGKMETASFKIEGMSCAVMCASKIEKELSAMEGVKTAKVDFEKKTATVEYDNALQTPQKLADKVESVADGKTYKVSDIKSTADHAMLFKGDQEKPKKTKASKKAKKAETTEKEAKACDKDKAGAKPGCCAAKKHCSEGGKM